In Bacteroidia bacterium, a genomic segment contains:
- a CDS encoding flippase: protein MSVNYIAELNKVIRSKGFLKYLKNTSWLMGGRITQMGVSFLVTARVGKYLGADGFGALGYSRSLGMLFLVFAGLGLQEIVVRNLIKDRANERKILGTALILRFLGAVVAFALYFVLSFFLPDDQVSIYLTYLVIASGVFQALDVFDYHFQSTVQAHYGVKSRSFSTFAFAFLQLFLVIVEADLIWFGWAFFFRNALVGIGQVIWFMRYFDKPLDLKVDYKYGKEMLIDGWPLVFSGMVVMVYMKVDQIMIKQMMDNVSVGYYTSALRFSEIWFFLGPVLASSLFPAIMNAKEKDEKLYLERLQNFYNLNVLVALAISIPMALFGPWFLELPFLFGEKYAAAGPVLVIHIWSLVFVFLGAASSKQMIAENLQKITLYRTLLGAVANVVLNFILIPRMGIQGAAIATLISQAVASYLGYLLSRKTWGTFIMQTKALTFYSLIEKLRK from the coding sequence ATGTCAGTGAATTATATAGCAGAACTGAATAAAGTTATTCGCTCTAAAGGCTTCCTGAAATATCTGAAAAACACCTCCTGGCTCATGGGAGGGCGGATAACGCAAATGGGAGTCTCATTCCTCGTTACAGCAAGAGTCGGAAAATACCTTGGAGCCGACGGGTTTGGCGCATTGGGCTACTCCCGAAGCCTGGGAATGTTATTTTTGGTATTTGCCGGACTGGGGCTTCAGGAGATTGTCGTCCGGAACCTGATAAAAGATCGTGCCAATGAGCGAAAGATTCTGGGTACGGCTCTGATATTGAGGTTTTTAGGTGCAGTTGTCGCATTTGCACTTTACTTTGTACTCTCCTTTTTCCTTCCCGATGATCAGGTATCCATTTACCTCACCTATCTGGTAATTGCCAGCGGCGTTTTTCAGGCATTGGACGTGTTTGATTATCATTTTCAAAGTACGGTTCAGGCACATTACGGAGTAAAATCACGATCTTTTTCGACGTTTGCTTTTGCTTTCCTTCAACTCTTTCTGGTGATTGTCGAAGCCGACCTGATATGGTTTGGCTGGGCATTTTTCTTCAGAAATGCGCTGGTAGGCATAGGCCAGGTGATCTGGTTTATGCGATACTTTGATAAGCCGCTGGATCTGAAGGTTGACTACAAATATGGAAAGGAAATGCTGATTGACGGCTGGCCACTGGTGTTTTCGGGTATGGTAGTGATGGTGTATATGAAGGTGGACCAGATTATGATCAAACAAATGATGGACAACGTCTCCGTAGGGTATTATACCTCTGCGTTGCGATTTTCTGAGATCTGGTTTTTCCTGGGACCCGTGCTGGCAAGTTCGTTGTTTCCTGCAATCATGAATGCCAAAGAGAAGGACGAAAAGCTATACCTGGAGCGTTTGCAAAACTTCTACAACTTAAATGTGCTGGTTGCTCTGGCGATAAGTATTCCGATGGCACTGTTTGGCCCGTGGTTTCTTGAGCTTCCGTTTTTGTTTGGAGAAAAGTACGCCGCAGCGGGGCCTGTACTGGTCATTCATATCTGGTCGCTGGTCTTTGTATTTCTCGGAGCAGCAAGCAGCAAACAAATGATTGCAGAAAACCTGCAAAAAATCACTTTATACCGTACACTGCTTGGGGCGGTAGCAAACGTTGTGCTCAATTTTATACTCATTCCCCGGATGGGAATACAGGGAGCAGCTATCGCAACCCTCATTTCGCAAGCTGTGGCATCCTATTTGGGATATCTCCTTTCAAGGAAAACATGGGGGACTTTTATTATGCAAACCAAAGCGCTTACATTTTATTCCTTAATTGAAAAGCTTAGAAAATAA
- a CDS encoding PKD domain-containing protein produces MKRLLLLSFLLLLFSHSFSTTYYVSNAGNDANAGTSTAAPWKTIAKLNTHISALKPGDNVLFRRGDVFTGQILLTVSGGLNNPITFGAYDTGADPVISGMVPITNWKLHQGNIWYAASSTKVPYLYVNDKFMTLARYPNSGYILVNTATVNNVNSKSITQANDYWKGSNVRLRTTKWTWEYKEVASSTSSGTINFVGSNKYIPEAGYGFFLDGKLEQLDMETEWAYDAASGRVYLWAPNGANPNNLLVEGSTIDYGIYAAVEEANITVRDLTFRGQKIDGVYLFDRKSANNTITNCKFYDQGETSVSVGGANITVTNNYFEGARGRAVKGHEVKGGTFSHNIMRQIGRQNGYGISGNQGMNGFHFTMTDDVYVGYNRIDSVGYTGITVYASNSLVERNIVNASLLNLNDGGCIYTFSEQSHHTIIRENIVYNAIGNNDGVPAAKVKSAAFGIYIDNKSYNMSVLHNTILNSGTAGVFVNSGAHDVEVASNVIYGADRDLIQLEEKILPGQTIDNTFHDNVAISFNPDVACVRLLSEYGTHANLGTFENNYFYNLYSPYIARIGKLTNKPLYSMDQWENMLPTVINQNKISPFQWDWVTVASYLSNNLITNGTFTANASGWTTASGNAQTTWLTKGGMDGGCYELKMTGGSPATAAVSTNITGGLKSGTHYELKFSVLSTKYETLEVNVKGAGGKVLHTFDYPLSPTRHDFVKIIESNSNEATATVEFRVAYTNGHNFILDNVEVFEVNAIPYNPIVKAKIFVNQTAANKAFTLTGTYQDVDLNPVSGSITLAPFSSVVLFADSVSVVNTDPGHTNSNPVAVINATPITGTAPLLVDFDGTSSSDPDGLITNYTWDFGDGKTGTGNLLAHTYQSAGNYLATLTVQDDSGAVNTANVMIIVKEPATSSGCTLPSGWLNEDIGNVGFSGKACEDGTGVFTIEASGADIWDKIDAFQYVYKPMTGNGEIVMRVNALLETHAWAKSGLMMRESLDPGSKNAYTFIAASGRYTFQRRVNNGGLTTSTNSPKDTPIPIPYWVKLVRQDNMFRGYASPDGITWTLIDQEEIPMATEIFVGIAVTSHDDNLQTTSVVDNVTFTAEGVSSFPVELIHFDGRPVGEAVLLEWATASELNNAYFTIEKSLDGAIFEVLDQVQGMGISQEVAEYQLIDNQPNKGRSFYRLKQTDFDGTFRYLGTVEIFFDSELKPEVSIYPNPTYDHNLNLHFQGIDTEQILRVALLDVAGREVWVASEPAKSMQVSLPEAIPAGMYIMMVEFSDGLIGERLQIQ; encoded by the coding sequence ATGAAAAGACTTTTGTTGCTCAGTTTCCTCTTGCTTCTTTTTTCCCACTCTTTTTCCACAACCTATTATGTGTCAAATGCAGGTAACGATGCAAATGCCGGAACGAGCACCGCAGCTCCCTGGAAAACCATTGCAAAACTAAACACACATATATCGGCTCTTAAGCCTGGCGACAATGTACTTTTCCGTAGGGGAGATGTATTTACTGGTCAGATTCTTTTGACAGTAAGTGGCGGTCTGAACAATCCCATTACGTTTGGCGCGTACGACACCGGAGCTGATCCGGTGATTTCTGGCATGGTTCCTATTACCAACTGGAAACTTCACCAGGGAAACATCTGGTATGCTGCTTCCAGCACAAAGGTTCCCTATCTCTATGTCAATGATAAATTTATGACGTTGGCGCGTTATCCCAATTCCGGATATATTCTGGTGAATACCGCTACCGTAAACAACGTGAACTCCAAATCAATTACTCAGGCCAATGACTATTGGAAAGGCAGCAATGTGCGTCTCCGCACCACCAAATGGACATGGGAATACAAGGAAGTCGCCTCCTCTACGTCATCAGGTACGATCAATTTTGTAGGGTCCAATAAATATATTCCGGAAGCTGGTTACGGTTTTTTCCTTGATGGCAAACTTGAGCAGCTGGATATGGAGACAGAATGGGCCTATGATGCAGCCTCCGGGCGGGTATATCTTTGGGCGCCCAATGGTGCCAATCCCAACAACCTTCTTGTAGAAGGAAGCACCATTGACTATGGGATTTATGCAGCGGTAGAAGAGGCCAATATTACCGTTCGCGATCTTACTTTCCGCGGCCAAAAAATTGATGGTGTTTATTTGTTTGACCGCAAAAGCGCCAATAATACGATTACCAATTGCAAATTTTATGACCAGGGCGAAACTTCCGTTTCCGTCGGTGGTGCAAATATTACCGTAACCAATAATTATTTTGAAGGCGCACGTGGCCGCGCCGTCAAAGGTCATGAGGTAAAAGGCGGTACATTTTCTCACAATATCATGCGGCAAATCGGTCGCCAGAACGGGTATGGTATCAGCGGGAATCAGGGAATGAATGGATTTCATTTTACCATGACCGATGATGTGTATGTGGGCTACAACCGGATCGATAGTGTCGGCTATACCGGAATTACAGTTTATGCTTCCAATTCGCTGGTGGAACGCAATATCGTCAACGCTTCTCTGCTGAATCTCAATGACGGGGGGTGTATCTATACATTCTCCGAGCAGTCCCACCATACGATCATTCGTGAAAATATCGTGTATAATGCCATTGGCAACAATGACGGAGTTCCTGCCGCTAAAGTAAAATCTGCCGCCTTTGGTATCTACATCGACAACAAATCTTATAATATGAGTGTGCTCCACAATACGATCCTAAACTCCGGTACTGCTGGCGTTTTTGTCAACTCCGGGGCACATGATGTGGAAGTGGCAAGTAACGTAATCTATGGTGCTGACAGGGACCTGATCCAGCTGGAAGAAAAAATTCTGCCCGGGCAAACCATCGACAATACCTTTCATGACAACGTTGCGATTTCCTTTAATCCGGATGTAGCATGTGTGCGGTTGCTTTCTGAGTACGGAACCCATGCCAATTTGGGAACATTTGAAAACAATTATTTCTACAACCTGTATTCTCCCTATATCGCCAGAATCGGCAAACTGACCAATAAGCCGCTTTACAGTATGGATCAGTGGGAAAATATGTTGCCAACAGTCATTAACCAAAACAAAATCAGTCCTTTTCAGTGGGATTGGGTTACGGTCGCTTCCTATTTGAGCAACAACCTTATCACAAATGGTACATTTACTGCCAATGCCAGTGGCTGGACAACAGCCAGTGGGAATGCCCAAACTACCTGGCTGACCAAAGGTGGAATGGACGGAGGGTGTTATGAACTGAAAATGACCGGCGGTTCTCCGGCGACGGCAGCTGTTTCCACCAATATCACAGGTGGTTTAAAGTCAGGTACACATTACGAATTAAAGTTCAGTGTCCTTTCCACCAAATATGAAACACTGGAAGTAAATGTAAAAGGAGCGGGCGGCAAAGTGTTGCATACTTTTGATTATCCGTTGTCTCCAACCCGCCACGACTTTGTGAAAATTATTGAAAGCAATTCGAATGAAGCCACTGCTACGGTGGAATTCAGAGTAGCATACACCAATGGGCACAATTTTATCTTAGACAATGTGGAAGTATTTGAGGTGAATGCCATTCCATACAACCCCATTGTAAAAGCCAAAATATTTGTCAACCAAACCGCTGCAAATAAAGCTTTTACGCTTACTGGTACTTATCAGGACGTGGATTTGAACCCCGTGTCCGGTTCGATTACCCTGGCGCCATTTTCTTCGGTTGTATTGTTTGCAGACTCAGTTTCCGTAGTGAATACCGATCCCGGCCATACAAACTCCAACCCGGTAGCGGTGATTAATGCTACACCGATTACTGGTACTGCGCCTCTGCTCGTGGATTTTGACGGTACAAGTTCCAGCGATCCCGATGGCCTCATCACAAATTACACATGGGACTTTGGCGACGGCAAAACCGGCACAGGAAATTTATTAGCTCATACGTATCAAAGTGCCGGGAACTATCTGGCTACGCTTACTGTGCAGGACGACTCGGGAGCGGTCAATACCGCCAATGTGATGATCATTGTGAAGGAACCAGCGACAAGTTCTGGCTGTACTCTCCCTTCAGGCTGGCTGAATGAAGATATCGGGAATGTCGGATTTTCGGGCAAAGCCTGCGAAGATGGCACGGGTGTATTCACCATAGAAGCTTCGGGTGCTGATATCTGGGACAAAATCGATGCCTTTCAATATGTCTATAAGCCGATGACCGGCAATGGCGAAATTGTCATGCGGGTGAATGCTTTGTTGGAAACTCATGCCTGGGCCAAATCTGGATTGATGATGCGGGAGTCGCTTGATCCGGGTTCCAAAAACGCTTATACTTTCATCGCTGCTTCGGGAAGATATACTTTTCAGCGCCGGGTAAATAACGGTGGCCTTACTACCAGCACCAACAGTCCCAAAGATACGCCGATTCCTATTCCTTATTGGGTAAAACTGGTCAGACAAGACAATATGTTTAGAGGATATGCTTCTCCGGATGGTATCACCTGGACGCTTATCGATCAGGAAGAAATACCTATGGCTACTGAAATATTTGTAGGTATTGCGGTTACCAGCCATGACGACAACCTTCAGACTACCTCTGTTGTAGATAATGTAACCTTTACTGCGGAAGGCGTTTCTTCCTTCCCGGTCGAGTTGATCCACTTTGATGGACGCCCCGTAGGCGAAGCAGTATTACTTGAATGGGCCACAGCCAGCGAATTGAACAACGCCTACTTTACCATCGAAAAATCACTGGACGGAGCGATATTCGAAGTATTGGACCAAGTACAGGGAATGGGCATAAGTCAGGAAGTGGCCGAATACCAATTGATTGACAATCAGCCCAATAAGGGCAGGTCTTTCTACCGGTTGAAGCAAACGGATTTTGATGGCACCTTCCGTTATCTGGGTACTGTAGAGATATTTTTTGACTCCGAGCTCAAGCCGGAAGTAAGCATTTACCCAAATCCTACCTATGATCATAACCTGAATCTGCACTTTCAGGGGATTGATACCGAACAGATTCTGCGGGTGGCATTGCTGGATGTTGCCGGCCGGGAGGTTTGGGTAGCCAGTGAGCCCGCCAAATCCATGCAGGTTTCTCTGCCGGAGGCGATACCAGCCGGAATGTATATTATGATGGTAGAGTTTTCTGACGGGTTGATCGGAGAAAGACTACAGATTCAATAG
- a CDS encoding glycoside hydrolase family 9 protein, translating into MPAEDGMMKTGKIIFTIITLTAIAGWIIWLFAFHKTQTESPYSSDIRLNQVGFYPGGPKTAIIRNAPSGEFTIRRLSDHSVVFSDTMTESLRWSFSGEVVRKADFSAFDQVGRYYLEVPLVGNSYPFLIETNIHQHVLATILRSFYFQRSSQAIVAPFAEKWPRKAGHADDQVKIHPSAASASRPAGTLVSAPGGWYDAGDYGKYVPTATFATWMLLGMYETAPEQYDTFGLNIPESGNTLPDILDESLWSIRWLLTMQDPGEGFVCHKLTTSRHPGKIMPEDDRATRLMIGKSTAATLGFAAVMAQASRIIRKWEPGLADSCLKASLAAWRWGRANPAVSFENPRDIETGPCLDYYFEDERAWAAAELWVTTREDSFYYVGKFGEQTFDDAPTRRNVGPLAWMSLLAQPVRLPVNGDEKIILRKLRLITDRFRDHALTVSPYGVPVGDRENDFLWGSNGNLASRGVLLMFMARKTGDASYAAAATAALDYILGRNATGYCFITGVGSYSPMDIHHRISLTDGVFEPVPGLMAGGPQNELNRDGCVYPDSLPATTYLDSFCSYTTNEVTINWNAPLARLCGEIERWYTSHAPVEAH; encoded by the coding sequence ATGCCAGCGGAAGATGGGATGATGAAGACCGGGAAAATCATATTTACAATCATAACACTTACAGCAATAGCCGGATGGATCATCTGGCTATTTGCGTTTCATAAAACTCAAACGGAGTCGCCATATTCCTCTGACATCAGACTGAATCAGGTGGGGTTTTATCCCGGCGGGCCTAAAACTGCCATTATTCGCAATGCGCCTTCGGGTGAGTTTACGATCCGCAGGCTGTCAGACCATTCGGTCGTATTTTCAGATACAATGACAGAATCGCTGCGCTGGTCATTTTCCGGTGAAGTGGTGCGAAAGGCAGATTTTTCAGCATTTGATCAGGTCGGCAGATACTATCTGGAGGTTCCGCTGGTGGGCAATTCCTATCCGTTTCTGATTGAGACAAATATCCATCAACATGTACTGGCCACCATTTTGCGGTCGTTTTATTTCCAGCGGTCGTCTCAGGCCATTGTTGCTCCTTTTGCGGAAAAATGGCCCAGAAAAGCTGGCCACGCCGATGATCAGGTGAAAATTCACCCGTCTGCTGCTTCGGCTTCCCGGCCTGCCGGCACCCTGGTCTCGGCTCCGGGGGGGTGGTATGATGCCGGTGATTACGGCAAATATGTTCCAACAGCGACATTTGCTACCTGGATGCTACTGGGAATGTACGAGACGGCCCCCGAACAGTACGACACCTTTGGGCTCAATATTCCGGAATCCGGCAATACATTGCCCGATATCCTTGACGAAAGCCTTTGGAGTATCCGGTGGCTGCTTACCATGCAGGATCCCGGCGAAGGATTTGTTTGCCATAAGCTGACCACCTCCCGGCATCCGGGAAAAATCATGCCCGAAGATGACCGGGCTACCCGGCTGATGATCGGAAAAAGTACTGCGGCTACCCTGGGGTTTGCTGCGGTGATGGCTCAGGCTTCAAGAATCATACGAAAATGGGAGCCAGGCCTTGCCGATTCCTGCCTCAAAGCATCTTTGGCCGCATGGCGGTGGGGAAGGGCAAACCCTGCAGTAAGTTTTGAAAACCCCCGGGACATAGAGACGGGGCCCTGTCTGGATTATTATTTTGAAGACGAAAGGGCCTGGGCCGCAGCCGAACTTTGGGTTACAACCCGTGAAGATAGTTTCTACTATGTGGGGAAATTTGGCGAACAAACATTTGACGACGCACCCACCCGCCGCAATGTCGGGCCGCTGGCCTGGATGTCGCTGTTGGCACAACCCGTCAGGTTGCCTGTGAATGGCGATGAGAAAATTATTCTGCGAAAGCTCCGTCTGATCACTGACCGGTTTCGCGATCATGCCTTGACTGTAAGCCCTTACGGTGTGCCGGTTGGAGACCGGGAGAATGACTTTCTCTGGGGGAGTAACGGGAACCTGGCGAGCAGGGGGGTATTGCTGATGTTTATGGCCCGGAAAACCGGAGACGCCTCGTATGCCGCAGCGGCTACTGCCGCGCTTGATTATATCCTGGGGCGCAATGCCACCGGGTATTGTTTTATCACAGGAGTGGGAAGCTATTCTCCCATGGATATTCATCACAGAATTTCCCTGACAGACGGCGTTTTCGAACCCGTTCCCGGCTTGATGGCCGGAGGCCCTCAAAACGAACTCAACCGGGATGGCTGTGTATATCCCGACAGCCTGCCTGCCACGACTTACCTCGACAGCTTTTGCAGCTACACCACCAATGAAGTCACCATCAATTGGAATGCCCCACTTGCAAGGCTTTGTGGAGAAATTGAACGGTGGTACACATCGCATGCTCCGGTAGAGGCCCACTAA
- a CDS encoding sulfotransferase, protein MNISDQKLVFIVGNSRSGTTMMMRIIGKHPEMHSVNEIHFFEKLWSVNDKDRVIDEGEAIYIASRLIFVKKEGYLATFNPEKYKEEATALVRSIETDKLYSHDVFLAFLVSETHANGKTIPSEKTPQNVFYIQDILDLFPNARVINMIRDPRGVLLSQKKKWMRKDNADAYLSKHKKEVVRLRVNYHPITISRLWNSSIQASKKFDGDPRVLNVRFEDITGSPTEELKKICAFIGVDYSEKMQQVEYIGSSNEKDAPGQVGIKSNRTKTWMQGGLNRAEIWFCQNITADFFRQFGYEPMQTKANPLIVFGYYISFPVKLGLALVMNLHRMKNVKDSIRRRLFA, encoded by the coding sequence ATGAACATCAGTGATCAGAAGCTTGTATTTATAGTAGGCAACTCCCGTAGCGGCACCACCATGATGATGCGTATTATCGGCAAACATCCGGAGATGCATTCTGTCAATGAAATACACTTTTTTGAAAAACTTTGGTCGGTCAATGACAAAGACCGTGTCATAGATGAGGGTGAAGCGATCTATATTGCTTCCCGGCTCATTTTTGTGAAAAAAGAGGGTTATCTCGCCACTTTTAATCCGGAGAAATACAAGGAGGAAGCGACAGCGCTGGTGAGAAGTATCGAAACCGACAAACTGTACAGCCATGATGTATTTCTGGCGTTTCTGGTAAGTGAGACCCATGCAAATGGGAAAACCATACCCAGTGAAAAAACGCCGCAGAATGTATTTTACATTCAGGATATTCTGGACCTTTTCCCCAATGCGAGAGTGATCAATATGATCCGCGATCCGAGAGGGGTACTGCTGAGCCAGAAGAAAAAATGGATGCGCAAAGACAATGCGGATGCTTATCTCTCCAAACATAAAAAAGAGGTCGTTCGTCTTCGGGTAAATTATCATCCCATTACAATCAGCCGGCTTTGGAACAGCTCGATCCAGGCCAGTAAAAAGTTTGATGGAGATCCCCGTGTATTGAATGTACGTTTTGAAGACATCACCGGCAGCCCTACAGAAGAGCTGAAAAAAATATGCGCATTTATCGGCGTTGATTATTCCGAGAAAATGCAACAGGTAGAATATATTGGTTCTTCCAATGAAAAAGATGCACCGGGACAAGTCGGGATTAAAAGTAACCGCACCAAAACCTGGATGCAGGGAGGATTAAATCGCGCAGAGATTTGGTTTTGCCAGAATATTACCGCAGATTTTTTCCGGCAGTTTGGATATGAACCGATGCAAACCAAGGCTAATCCGCTGATTGTCTTTGGGTACTACATTTCATTTCCCGTAAAATTAGGACTTGCATTGGTAATGAATCTTCACAGAATGAAAAATGTAAAGGATTCCATTCGCCGCCGGTTATTTGCATAG
- a CDS encoding glycosyltransferase family 2 protein, giving the protein MSFEKSHPSYKPVIVVVAYNRVHSLTRVFQSLSSAEYPEDVKLIISIDKGDNNQDVVALAAGFDWPFGEKEVIYQPENLGLRKHILKCGDLTQQYGSVILLEDDLYVSPCFYRFSTEAANFYADDDRIAGVGLYTNQMNSHATFLPFIPIEDGSDVFFFQAPCSWGQVWTDKKWLKFRDWYNKGQTITANDRFPEPIKQWPESSWLKYHTKYVVDHDMFYVYPRVSHSTNFGDSGVHFDKQVNMFQVNLQYRKKSYTFHTYDESLGVYDIYYELLPSRLNQMLPALAEYDYVVDIYGTKNLSQYKEEYVLTQNPVAKPVFSFGMQFRPFVMNVVNQLEGDALFLAKKNQMLAPNGSAFRPFKYYFGHLQPRPLVNLLKFRLRDRKPFSLFIK; this is encoded by the coding sequence ATGAGTTTTGAAAAATCTCACCCTTCTTACAAACCTGTCATTGTCGTAGTTGCATATAACCGGGTTCACTCGCTGACAAGGGTGTTTCAATCACTTTCATCTGCCGAGTATCCGGAAGATGTAAAATTGATCATAAGTATAGACAAGGGCGATAATAACCAGGATGTAGTGGCGCTGGCAGCCGGGTTTGACTGGCCTTTTGGTGAAAAAGAAGTTATTTATCAGCCAGAAAATCTAGGCCTTAGAAAACATATTCTGAAATGTGGAGACCTTACCCAACAATACGGGTCCGTTATCCTTCTGGAAGATGATCTCTACGTTTCTCCCTGCTTCTACCGGTTTTCTACAGAGGCAGCTAATTTTTATGCAGACGATGACCGGATTGCCGGCGTCGGTTTGTACACCAATCAAATGAACTCTCATGCGACATTTTTGCCATTTATACCAATAGAAGATGGCTCAGACGTGTTTTTTTTCCAGGCTCCCTGTTCATGGGGACAGGTATGGACGGATAAAAAATGGCTAAAATTTCGCGACTGGTACAACAAAGGCCAGACCATTACAGCAAATGACCGGTTTCCAGAGCCCATCAAACAGTGGCCGGAAAGCTCATGGCTGAAATATCACACAAAATATGTCGTAGATCACGATATGTTTTATGTTTATCCGCGCGTCTCTCATAGCACAAATTTTGGCGATAGTGGCGTGCACTTTGATAAGCAGGTCAATATGTTTCAGGTGAACCTGCAATACCGGAAAAAATCATACACTTTCCACACTTACGACGAGTCGCTGGGAGTATATGATATCTATTATGAATTATTGCCCTCCAGGCTTAATCAAATGCTGCCTGCACTCGCAGAATATGACTATGTGGTGGATATTTACGGCACCAAAAATCTCAGTCAGTATAAAGAAGAATATGTACTGACGCAAAATCCTGTGGCAAAACCCGTTTTTTCATTTGGAATGCAGTTCCGGCCATTTGTGATGAATGTGGTCAACCAATTGGAAGGAGATGCCCTGTTTCTCGCCAAAAAGAATCAGATGCTTGCGCCCAACGGCTCTGCATTTCGACCCTTTAAATATTATTTTGGCCATTTGCAGCCCCGGCCATTAGTCAATCTCCTGAAATTCAGACTCAGAGACAGAAAACCATTTTCCCTTTTTATTAAGTAA
- a CDS encoding GDP-L-fucose synthase, with translation MHKTAKIYVAGHRGMVGSAIVRKLREEGYENIITRSSSELDLRDQTAVEEFFAQEKPDFVFLAAAKVGGIVANNTYRAEFLYDNLAIEMNIIHQAYRHKVEKLLFLGSSCIYPKFAQQPMSEDQLLTGILEYTNEPYAIAKIAGIKLCEAYRDQYGCNFISCMPTNLYGPNDNYDLQKSHVLPALIRKFHEAKQEGKAAVEIWGDGSPKREFLHVDDLAGACLYLMEHYDEKGFVNIGVGEDISIRDLAMMVKEVVGFEGELVFDTSKPSGTPRKLMDVSRLEAQGFRATIGLREGIESVYQEFQQNIEYYISGERVVS, from the coding sequence ATGCACAAAACAGCTAAAATCTACGTTGCCGGGCATCGGGGAATGGTAGGATCTGCCATTGTAAGAAAACTCAGAGAAGAAGGGTATGAAAATATCATCACTCGCTCTTCCTCAGAACTTGACCTCCGCGACCAGACAGCAGTGGAAGAATTCTTTGCTCAGGAAAAACCCGATTTTGTATTTCTCGCTGCCGCAAAAGTTGGGGGTATTGTTGCCAATAATACCTATCGCGCAGAATTTCTGTACGACAACCTCGCCATTGAGATGAATATTATTCATCAGGCATATCGGCATAAAGTGGAGAAATTGCTCTTCCTCGGAAGTTCTTGTATTTATCCCAAGTTTGCCCAACAGCCCATGTCAGAAGACCAATTGCTGACCGGCATTCTGGAGTATACCAATGAGCCCTATGCAATCGCCAAAATTGCGGGTATCAAACTCTGCGAAGCTTACCGCGATCAGTATGGCTGCAACTTTATTTCCTGCATGCCTACCAATCTCTACGGGCCCAATGACAATTATGACCTGCAAAAATCGCATGTTCTTCCTGCTTTGATCCGAAAGTTTCATGAAGCAAAACAGGAAGGTAAAGCGGCGGTGGAAATCTGGGGCGACGGTAGTCCTAAACGCGAATTTCTGCACGTGGATGATCTCGCCGGGGCTTGTCTGTATCTGATGGAACATTACGACGAAAAAGGATTTGTCAACATCGGTGTAGGCGAAGATATCAGCATCCGCGATCTGGCAATGATGGTCAAAGAAGTAGTGGGATTTGAAGGAGAACTTGTATTTGACACTTCAAAACCATCGGGCACACCCCGTAAGCTTATGGACGTGAGCCGTCTTGAGGCACAGGGATTTCGCGCGACCATTGGCCTTCGCGAAGGAATCGAAAGTGTTTATCAGGAGTTTCAGCAAAATATCGAATATTATATTTCCGGAGAGCGGGTTGTTTCCTGA